One window of Flavobacterium ammonificans genomic DNA carries:
- a CDS encoding glycoside hydrolase family 3 protein, with the protein MKTQITFASLMLLLATQVEAQKKWSETPKGSFNRIENTGGQTLGYSPKSGVKIMTVDGLAFKDLNKNGKLDRYEDWRLPVAERAKDLASQMTVEQIAGLMLYSRHQSVPAQAGGYFGGTYNGKSFPESGAKAHDLSDQQKNFLTTDNLRHVLMTSVENPTVSALWNNNVQELVESIGMGIPANNSSDPRHGANKDSEYNAGSGGAISQWPEELGLAATFDPAITEQFGTIAAREYRALGIATALSPQIDLATEPRWNRFVGTFGEDPKLATDMSRAYVDGFQSSPKTIAAYEGWGNQSVNAMIKHWPSGGPEEGGRDGHFAYGKFAVYPGNNFEMHLQPFLDGAFKLNGGTKKASAVMPYYTISYNQDKKYGENVGNGFSKYIITDLLRDKYGYDGVVCTDWLITGDEGKTPDVFAGKSWGTEKMTIAERHYKVMMAGVDQFGGNNDIKPVLEAYQMGVKEHGEAFMRNRFEKSAVRLLLNIFRVGLFENAYLDPEETKAIVGKPEFMKAGYDAQLKSIVLIKNQNKTLPIANGKTVYVPKRTTPPGVNFFGMPTPEKTEYPVNLDLIKKYYNVTDDPTKADFAIVFIKSPVSNGYSRSDREAGGNGYVPISLQLKDYTATEARAQSIAAGDPVIDPTITNRSYLNKTSKSNSYPDLNTILDTKKAMNGKPVVVAITVSNPMVFGEFEKEVDAIVGEFGVQMEALLDIVSGKTEPSGLLPLQMPMDMTTVEKQLEDVPHDMIPYRDSNGNVYDFGFGLNWKGVIKDARTEKYSLKK; encoded by the coding sequence ATGAAAACACAAATCACATTCGCTTCTTTGATGCTACTTCTAGCAACACAAGTGGAAGCACAAAAAAAATGGTCAGAAACACCTAAAGGGAGTTTTAATCGCATTGAAAATACAGGTGGGCAAACCTTGGGCTATTCACCAAAATCAGGTGTAAAAATCATGACCGTTGACGGATTAGCGTTCAAGGATTTGAATAAAAACGGGAAATTAGACCGTTACGAAGATTGGAGACTACCGGTTGCCGAACGTGCCAAAGATTTGGCTAGTCAAATGACTGTAGAACAAATTGCTGGATTGATGTTGTACAGTCGCCATCAATCGGTTCCGGCGCAAGCAGGAGGTTACTTTGGCGGAACCTATAATGGCAAATCATTTCCAGAAAGTGGGGCTAAAGCTCACGATTTATCCGATCAACAAAAAAACTTTTTAACGACAGATAATTTGCGTCACGTTTTGATGACATCGGTGGAGAACCCAACGGTATCTGCACTTTGGAATAACAATGTACAAGAATTAGTAGAAAGCATTGGAATGGGAATTCCAGCTAATAATAGTTCAGATCCAAGGCATGGAGCCAATAAAGATTCAGAATACAATGCCGGTTCAGGCGGTGCAATTTCGCAATGGCCAGAAGAATTAGGCTTAGCAGCCACTTTTGACCCTGCTATTACAGAACAATTTGGAACCATTGCCGCCAGAGAATACCGTGCTTTAGGTATTGCGACAGCATTATCTCCTCAAATTGATTTGGCTACAGAGCCAAGGTGGAACCGTTTTGTGGGGACTTTTGGCGAAGACCCAAAATTAGCAACCGATATGTCTAGAGCCTATGTGGATGGTTTTCAATCGTCACCAAAAACCATTGCAGCTTATGAAGGTTGGGGTAATCAAAGTGTGAATGCCATGATCAAACACTGGCCAAGTGGTGGTCCTGAAGAAGGTGGCCGTGACGGGCATTTTGCGTATGGCAAGTTTGCAGTTTATCCAGGAAATAATTTCGAAATGCATCTACAACCTTTTCTTGATGGGGCATTTAAATTAAATGGCGGGACTAAAAAAGCATCTGCCGTGATGCCGTATTATACGATTTCGTACAACCAAGATAAAAAGTACGGAGAGAATGTAGGGAATGGATTTAGCAAATACATCATTACTGATTTATTGAGAGACAAATACGGATACGATGGAGTAGTATGTACGGATTGGTTAATAACCGGTGACGAAGGAAAAACACCGGATGTTTTTGCTGGAAAATCATGGGGAACCGAGAAAATGACTATTGCCGAAAGACATTATAAAGTAATGATGGCAGGCGTAGATCAATTTGGGGGCAACAACGATATCAAACCTGTTTTGGAAGCCTATCAAATGGGGGTTAAAGAACACGGTGAAGCCTTTATGCGCAATCGTTTTGAGAAATCAGCAGTACGTTTGTTGTTGAATATTTTTAGAGTAGGTTTATTTGAAAACGCTTATTTGGATCCAGAAGAAACTAAAGCTATCGTTGGGAAACCAGAGTTTATGAAAGCGGGTTATGATGCCCAATTGAAATCGATTGTTTTGATTAAAAATCAAAATAAGACCTTGCCAATTGCTAATGGAAAAACAGTATATGTTCCAAAAAGAACTACCCCACCTGGGGTGAATTTCTTTGGCATGCCAACACCAGAAAAAACAGAATATCCAGTGAATTTGGATTTGATTAAAAAATATTACAATGTAACAGATGATCCTACAAAAGCTGATTTTGCCATAGTATTTATCAAAAGTCCAGTTAGTAATGGGTATAGTAGATCCGATAGAGAAGCAGGAGGGAATGGCTATGTGCCAATTAGTTTACAATTGAAAGATTATACAGCAACTGAGGCTAGAGCGCAAAGTATCGCAGCTGGAGATCCAGTAATTGATCCCACTATTACCAATCGTTCGTACTTGAATAAGACCTCAAAATCTAATTCATACCCTGATTTAAATACCATTTTAGACACCAAAAAAGCGATGAATGGGAAACCAGTAGTAGTAGCGATTACCGTTTCTAATCCAATGGTTTTTGGCGAATTTGAAAAAGAAGTGGATGCAATTGTAGGAGAGTTTGGAGTACAAATGGAAGCTTTGTTGGATATTGTTTCTGGAAAAACAGAACCTTCGGGATTGTTACCTTTACAAATGCCGATGGATATGACAACAGTTGAAAAACAGTTGGAAGACGTGCCTCATGACATGATTCCATATCGCGATTCCAATGGAAATGTCTATGATTTTGGTTTTGGATTGAACTGGAAAGGCGTAATCAAAGATGCTAGAACCGAAAAATACAGTCTAAAAAAATAA